The proteins below are encoded in one region of Peptoniphilus sp. GNH:
- a CDS encoding TrkH family potassium uptake protein, with the protein MNKKLVINTLGRILKIEGLLLILPLALSIYYRENIKVSLSLLKTIVILLLVGILFARVKPQKSSYNLKDGFGIVSLTWFLMSFFGALPFVFSGYVGSLVDAIFETASGFTTTGATILQDVEALPNSLLFWRSFTHFIGGMGILIFALAIAPKSENDSKGSVFIAKAESPGPVFGKLVSKMSISAKILYRIYIIMTLVLILVLILAGMKPFDAMIHAFGAAGTGGFSNKQASVAYFQNSTIEWILGVGMIVFGVNFNLYFLMVRGRIRDALKSEELKAFLAIILGAVFLICLNIHTRYDSFFDMLRDAFFSVSSIISTTGYATIDFGMWPLFSHVVLLLLMFIGSCAGSTAGGIKVSRVLVLFKSAVNEIKLYLNPRRVIAIRDGDKTLAEGLVKSVLLYLSIYVGVFSVLLLIVSLDSPDFVTAFSAVAATLNNIGPGVGAVGPSGNFAFYGNISKLALTIGMIMGRLELFPVLAIFMPNTWSKKA; encoded by the coding sequence ATGAATAAAAAATTAGTTATAAACACTCTAGGAAGAATATTAAAAATAGAGGGGCTTTTGCTTATCTTGCCCCTGGCCCTGTCCATCTATTATAGGGAAAATATAAAAGTGAGCCTTTCTCTTTTAAAGACCATAGTAATTTTACTCTTGGTAGGCATCCTATTTGCCCGAGTAAAACCCCAAAAATCCAGTTACAATCTCAAAGACGGTTTTGGCATAGTAAGTCTAACTTGGTTTTTGATGTCATTTTTTGGTGCTCTGCCCTTTGTCTTTTCAGGCTATGTAGGCTCCCTCGTAGATGCCATTTTCGAGACAGCATCCGGCTTTACAACAACTGGTGCCACCATCCTACAAGATGTGGAAGCCCTACCCAACTCACTTTTATTTTGGCGCTCCTTTACCCACTTCATAGGCGGTATGGGGATTTTGATTTTTGCCCTTGCCATAGCCCCCAAGTCTGAGAACGACTCAAAAGGCTCTGTTTTCATAGCCAAGGCAGAAAGCCCGGGTCCCGTTTTTGGTAAACTCGTTTCCAAGATGTCAATAAGCGCAAAAATTTTATATAGAATTTATATAATCATGACCTTGGTTCTGATTTTGGTTTTGATTTTGGCAGGCATGAAGCCCTTTGATGCCATGATTCACGCCTTTGGAGCTGCCGGCACAGGAGGATTTTCCAACAAGCAGGCCTCCGTTGCCTACTTCCAAAACTCGACCATAGAATGGATTTTAGGAGTCGGCATGATAGTCTTTGGAGTCAACTTCAACCTCTACTTTCTCATGGTAAGGGGTAGGATAAGAGATGCCCTAAAAAGCGAAGAGCTAAAAGCTTTTTTAGCTATCATACTCGGGGCAGTATTTCTCATTTGCCTTAATATCCACACCCGCTATGACAGCTTTTTTGATATGCTAAGAGATGCCTTTTTCTCGGTATCATCAATCATATCCACGACAGGCTATGCCACAATCGACTTTGGTATGTGGCCTTTGTTTTCCCATGTAGTCTTACTTCTACTCATGTTCATAGGCTCATGCGCTGGTTCTACCGCCGGAGGCATCAAGGTATCCAGAGTCCTCGTCCTCTTCAAATCGGCAGTAAATGAAATCAAACTCTACCTAAACCCCAGAAGGGTCATAGCCATAAGAGATGGAGACAAGACCCTGGCAGAAGGACTTGTAAAAAGTGTGCTACTCTATCTTTCCATTTATGTGGGAGTCTTTTCGGTGCTACTTCTCATAGTTTCCCTAGATTCGCCAGACTTTGTGACGGCATTTTCGGCAGTTGCAGCGACCTTAAACAATATCGGCCCTGGAGTCGGGGCAGTAGGTCCAAGTGGCAACTTTGCCTTTTATGGAAACATAAGTAAGCTTGCCCTCACAATCGGCATGATCATGGGTAGACTTGAGTTGTTCCCAGTCTTGGCAATCTTTATGCCAAACACTTGGAGCAAAAAGGCATAG
- the trkA gene encoding Trk system potassium transporter TrkA: MKVVIVGGGKVGEALCIDLANSCDVVLIDKNQAVVENIFDQCDIQAVLGNGTDVNVQTEAGVKDADIFLAVSESDELNLVACIIAKKLGARHTMARVRNPQYSESVDFIKRSLEITTILNPEEEAAKTISRNLKFPTALNVESFAGGKLNIVELELEKESVINGLSLTEVGKNLGSPLLVCIIEREGKVFIPSGSCCLMAGDKIHVLGDNEALAKFYSMLGKSKKPISSAIMIGGGRVAYYLIKRLLQRKVDIKIIETDLERAKFLASSFPEITVINADGTDQDVLEEEGIGNYEACIALTGIDEENVILSVFAKHRGVNKSIAKVSRTSMLKILGHFGIDSIITPKSIVSDQIIRFVRSIIAADNSPVEKLYRLAGRRVEAMQFLAGDDLKILDTKLKDLKTKENTLIASIQRGRDLILPNGESKILPKDHVIVVTTQENIISLDDILV; encoded by the coding sequence ATGAAAGTTGTAATTGTAGGCGGCGGAAAAGTTGGCGAGGCTCTGTGTATTGATCTTGCCAATTCTTGCGACGTCGTTTTAATTGATAAAAATCAAGCGGTTGTCGAAAATATTTTTGACCAGTGCGACATTCAAGCTGTGCTCGGAAATGGAACAGATGTAAATGTGCAGACAGAAGCCGGCGTCAAGGATGCCGACATTTTTTTGGCTGTCTCAGAATCTGACGAGTTAAATCTAGTGGCTTGTATCATAGCCAAAAAACTCGGTGCTAGGCACACCATGGCAAGAGTAAGAAATCCACAATATTCAGAAAGTGTAGATTTTATAAAGCGATCTCTTGAAATAACAACAATCCTAAACCCGGAAGAAGAAGCTGCCAAAACAATTTCTAGAAATTTGAAATTCCCGACAGCTCTTAATGTCGAATCCTTTGCAGGCGGCAAGCTAAACATAGTTGAATTGGAGCTTGAGAAAGAATCAGTGATAAATGGCTTGAGCCTTACAGAAGTCGGCAAAAATTTGGGCAGTCCCCTCTTGGTTTGCATCATAGAAAGAGAGGGCAAAGTCTTTATCCCATCTGGCTCTTGCTGCCTCATGGCTGGAGACAAAATCCATGTCCTAGGCGACAACGAGGCCCTTGCGAAATTTTATTCTATGCTCGGCAAGAGCAAAAAGCCAATCTCATCAGCCATAATGATAGGAGGAGGTAGGGTAGCCTACTACTTGATTAAAAGACTTCTACAAAGAAAAGTTGACATAAAAATCATAGAAACCGATTTGGAAAGAGCCAAATTTTTGGCATCATCCTTTCCTGAAATCACCGTCATAAATGCCGATGGCACAGATCAAGACGTGCTTGAAGAAGAAGGAATAGGAAATTATGAAGCCTGTATAGCCTTGACGGGTATAGACGAAGAAAATGTAATCCTTTCAGTCTTTGCCAAGCACAGAGGTGTAAATAAATCCATAGCCAAGGTATCTAGGACTTCCATGCTTAAAATTCTGGGACATTTTGGCATAGACTCAATAATCACCCCCAAGTCCATAGTATCAGATCAGATTATAAGATTTGTAAGATCTATAATAGCAGCAGACAATTCACCGGTTGAAAAACTTTACAGACTCGCCGGCAGAAGGGTAGAAGCCATGCAGTTTTTAGCAGGCGATGACCTAAAAATCTTAGATACCAAGCTAAAAGATTTAAAGACAAAAGAAAATACCCTGATTGCCTCTATTCAAAGAGGTAGAGATTTGATTTTGCCAAATGGCGAAAGCAAAATTCTGCCTAAAGACCATGTCATCGTAGTCACAACTCAAGAAAATATAATATCCTTAGATGACATCTTGGTGTAA
- the msrB gene encoding peptide-methionine (R)-S-oxide reductase MsrB, with protein sequence MTDVKDKNVIYLAGGCFWGIEGYFKKIPGVIDTTVGYANGKTKDTDYKKISETDHSETVKVNYDRDRVSLQELLEHYFRIIDPTSINKQGNDRGRQYRTGIYYTDRNDKLVIDEIIRQKQDEYDGKIVVEVEPLNNFVRGEDYHQDYLDKNPGGYCHINLSLVNKPLQAKNKLIKKNEKELRAKLTEEQYSVTQKNATERAFTSEYDDFNEPGIYVDIVSGEPLFSSKDKYDAGCGWPSFTKPIDSNINYKSDSSFNMNRVEVRSKSGDSHLGHVFDDGPKDKGGARYCINGAALRFVPLSDMEEQGYGDYIDKVK encoded by the coding sequence ATGACTGATGTTAAAGATAAAAATGTAATTTATTTGGCTGGAGGATGTTTTTGGGGAATTGAAGGATATTTCAAAAAGATTCCCGGTGTTATTGATACTACTGTAGGATATGCTAATGGAAAAACTAAAGATACTGATTATAAAAAAATAAGTGAGACTGATCACAGCGAGACCGTAAAAGTAAATTATGATAGAGATAGGGTTTCTCTTCAAGAGCTTTTGGAACATTATTTTAGAATAATCGATCCTACATCTATAAATAAACAAGGAAATGACAGGGGTAGGCAATATAGGACTGGCATTTATTACACTGATCGAAATGATAAGCTTGTAATAGATGAGATTATAAGACAAAAGCAAGATGAATATGATGGCAAAATTGTTGTTGAGGTGGAGCCTTTGAATAATTTTGTTCGTGGAGAAGATTATCATCAAGATTATTTGGATAAAAACCCCGGTGGATACTGCCACATAAATCTTTCGTTAGTTAATAAACCTTTGCAAGCAAAAAATAAACTAATTAAGAAAAATGAAAAGGAGCTAAGAGCAAAACTAACTGAAGAGCAATATAGTGTAACTCAAAAAAATGCTACTGAAAGGGCGTTTACTTCTGAATATGATGATTTTAATGAGCCTGGAATCTATGTTGATATTGTCAGTGGAGAGCCTTTATTCTCTTCAAAAGATAAGTATGATGCCGGCTGTGGCTGGCCTTCTTTTACTAAACCTATTGATTCAAATATAAATTATAAAAGCGATAGTTCATTCAATATGAATAGGGTTGAAGTTAGAAGTAAAAGTGGAGATTCTCATCTTGGTCATGTGTTTGACGATGGTCCTAAGGATAAGGGCGGTGCAAGATATTGTATTAATGGTGCTGCTTTGAGATTTGTCCCATTAAGCGATATGGAAGAGCAAGGATATGGGGACTATATAGACAAGGTTAAATAA
- a CDS encoding DUF3137 domain-containing protein, which yields MKSREIFSDPAIVDEIKKIETTPEAKKRLDDIRKDIKNRMTESYVFGLIGIIGGLILYSFIKIYAIIVIAILIKYWSSYSERNKNYLATAYVNNFLDPIFKKILPGTKIDYFGSMDQAVFENLLHRSDRYTSSCHITFADEYKTEFCNMIAVHDEIQNKGKTEEVTDFRGQVLMASVNTGIKGHIRVVPSTKKALGNKSNGAYGGRRGEEKEIQTESIEFNNLYSIFSTDDFYTRFILDARILELLTDMRKKMKVAIYMNDEYVSIAFQSGKHILTLPIIPQLVDKISLSSEYEEIRTKLADFYTLMNLIMEKF from the coding sequence ATGAAGTCCAGAGAAATATTTTCGGACCCGGCAATTGTAGACGAGATTAAAAAAATCGAAACCACACCGGAAGCCAAAAAAAGACTTGATGACATCAGAAAAGATATAAAAAATCGCATGACCGAATCCTACGTCTTTGGTCTTATAGGCATCATAGGAGGCCTTATCCTGTACTCCTTCATAAAAATATACGCCATAATAGTCATAGCCATTCTAATAAAATATTGGTCGAGCTACTCTGAGCGCAACAAAAACTACCTTGCCACAGCCTATGTAAACAACTTCTTAGACCCCATATTTAAAAAAATTTTACCCGGCACCAAAATCGACTACTTCGGCAGCATGGACCAAGCCGTTTTCGAAAATCTCCTGCATCGCTCCGACAGATACACATCAAGCTGTCATATAACATTCGCAGACGAATACAAGACGGAATTTTGTAACATGATAGCAGTCCATGACGAAATACAAAATAAGGGCAAGACGGAAGAAGTGACAGACTTTAGAGGTCAAGTCCTCATGGCATCTGTAAACACAGGCATAAAAGGACACATAAGAGTAGTACCCTCAACCAAAAAGGCCCTCGGCAACAAAAGCAACGGAGCCTACGGAGGAAGAAGAGGCGAAGAAAAAGAAATCCAAACCGAGTCCATCGAGTTCAACAACCTCTATTCTATTTTTTCGACAGACGACTTCTACACTCGTTTCATACTAGATGCCAGAATCTTGGAACTATTGACCGATATGCGCAAAAAAATGAAAGTCGCCATCTATATGAATGACGAGTACGTATCAATAGCCTTCCAATCGGGAAAACACATCCTAACCCTGCCGATAATACCCCAGCTAGTAGACAAAATTTCACTATCAAGCGAATACGAAGAAATAAGAACCAAGCTCGCAGATTTCTATACACTAATGAATCTTATAATGGAAAAATTTTAG
- a CDS encoding DUF1446 domain-containing protein, protein MKKIRIGSGAGYAGDRIEPAVELMEKGDLDYIIFECLAERTIAIGQMDKLKDPKKGYNQLLEYRMERILPLVKQNKVKVITNMGAANPVEAARVTAEIAKRLNVKGIKIAYVTGDDIADRISSYYDNKILEFDKTLGEMKDKFISANVYMGADGIMEALENGADIVITGRVSDPALTIGPLCYEFGWTLEKNKKELGQATLAGHLLECGGQATGGYYADPGYKEVPNLERLGFPIVEIKENGEFFVTKVEEAGGLVSPDTLKEQMIYEIHNPKMYMTPDVNADFSKVEFEEIGKDKVAVRNADSHDKPETLKVSIGYNDCFIGEGEISYGGRNSLQRAKLAADVVLKRLEIVGCKYDEIKVEYLGYNSLYADKISSQYAPEIFPEIRLRIAARTEDRKNAALIGNEVEALYTNGPAGGGGATKKVSDVVSICSIFVPREAVKAQVNYLEV, encoded by the coding sequence ATGAAAAAGATTAGAATTGGCAGCGGCGCAGGCTATGCCGGCGACAGGATTGAGCCTGCCGTAGAACTGATGGAAAAAGGAGATCTCGACTATATAATCTTCGAGTGCCTTGCAGAAAGAACAATAGCAATAGGACAAATGGACAAGTTAAAAGACCCTAAAAAGGGCTACAACCAATTGCTAGAATACAGAATGGAAAGAATCCTTCCCCTTGTTAAGCAAAACAAGGTAAAAGTCATAACCAACATGGGTGCTGCAAATCCAGTAGAAGCAGCAAGGGTGACAGCAGAAATCGCCAAGAGATTAAATGTAAAAGGCATCAAGATAGCCTATGTGACAGGGGATGATATAGCAGATAGAATCTCTTCTTACTATGACAATAAGATCTTGGAATTTGACAAAACTCTTGGAGAAATGAAAGACAAATTTATTTCAGCTAATGTCTACATGGGTGCAGATGGTATAATGGAAGCCCTTGAAAACGGAGCGGACATTGTAATCACAGGTCGTGTATCAGACCCAGCCCTTACAATTGGACCTCTTTGCTATGAATTTGGCTGGACTCTTGAAAAAAATAAAAAAGAACTTGGCCAAGCGACTCTTGCAGGTCATCTTTTAGAGTGTGGAGGCCAAGCAACGGGTGGCTATTATGCTGATCCAGGCTATAAGGAAGTCCCCAATCTGGAAAGACTTGGTTTTCCGATTGTAGAGATAAAAGAAAATGGAGAATTTTTCGTAACTAAGGTTGAAGAAGCGGGAGGACTTGTAAGCCCGGATACCTTAAAAGAGCAAATGATTTACGAAATTCACAATCCAAAAATGTATATGACACCAGATGTAAATGCTGATTTTTCAAAGGTTGAATTTGAAGAAATTGGAAAAGACAAGGTGGCAGTTAGAAATGCAGATTCCCATGACAAGCCTGAAACTTTAAAGGTAAGCATAGGCTACAATGATTGTTTCATAGGAGAAGGAGAAATTTCCTACGGCGGAAGAAATTCTCTACAAAGAGCTAAGTTGGCAGCTGATGTTGTCTTAAAAAGACTTGAAATTGTCGGATGCAAATATGATGAAATCAAGGTTGAATACCTTGGCTACAATTCTCTTTATGCAGATAAAATTTCCAGCCAATATGCTCCAGAAATCTTCCCAGAAATAAGATTGAGAATAGCAGCAAGGACTGAGGACAGAAAAAACGCAGCCCTGATTGGAAACGAAGTTGAGGCCCTTTATACAAATGGACCAGCTGGCGGTGGTGGAGCCACTAAAAAAGTTTCAGATGTAGTTTCGATTTGTTCAATCTTTGTGCCGAGAGAAGCGGTAAAGGCACAAGTAAATTATTTGGAGGTATAA
- a CDS encoding ClC family H(+)/Cl(-) exchange transporter has product MQEEKKKILGDISIRNLFLYVLTGVFAGLVVSLFKKGIGIFAGLAFEFLKDSNRSFIGWATFLAAFLVLGTLIYLLTKKDQNTRGSGIPTIYGLIDEKCQVNWKITLPLRFITSIMTVGSGLSLGREGPSVQLGGLVGEAFSSLAKDKKDKKYFLGSGAGAGLAVAFNAPISGILFAIEEMFKKTDRKIFLSSALTVFSAVVFSNVVFGKHYVLKELPRMTGLSNSFYGYVLLFAILAGLSGVFFNFVVIGAKDVFKKIKINSFIKFLLPFLITGIIILADSRLFAAGENLIALPLEDNFSLATLIAFYFLKIFLLAICFGVSVPGGSLVPLVVIGALLGNIFGSFLASLGIIGNEMIIVFTVLGICGHFSAIVRSPITAVILMVEMTAGGFEYLLELGIVSLIAYLIAEFMNSKPFYEDLYERMFK; this is encoded by the coding sequence TTGCAAGAAGAAAAAAAGAAAATCCTCGGAGACATATCCATAAGAAACCTTTTTTTATATGTTCTAACTGGTGTATTTGCCGGCCTTGTCGTATCCCTTTTCAAAAAAGGTATAGGCATATTTGCAGGACTTGCCTTTGAATTTTTAAAAGACTCAAATAGGTCTTTTATTGGTTGGGCGACCTTCCTAGCCGCTTTTTTGGTCTTAGGAACTCTTATCTATCTACTTACCAAAAAAGACCAAAACACTAGAGGCTCTGGTATCCCAACCATCTATGGACTAATAGATGAAAAATGCCAAGTAAACTGGAAAATCACTCTGCCGCTTAGATTTATCACATCGATTATGACTGTTGGTTCGGGCCTTAGCCTTGGCAGGGAAGGCCCATCTGTCCAACTTGGTGGGCTAGTAGGCGAAGCTTTTTCATCCTTGGCAAAAGACAAAAAGGATAAAAAATACTTTTTAGGCTCTGGGGCGGGAGCAGGTCTTGCCGTTGCTTTTAATGCACCCATTTCAGGGATCCTTTTTGCAATCGAAGAGATGTTTAAAAAAACAGATAGGAAGATTTTTCTCTCATCTGCTCTTACTGTCTTTTCTGCAGTTGTTTTTTCTAATGTAGTTTTTGGCAAACACTATGTGCTAAAAGAACTGCCGAGGATGACTGGTTTGAGTAATAGTTTTTATGGCTATGTACTACTCTTTGCAATCCTTGCAGGCTTATCGGGTGTCTTTTTTAACTTCGTCGTAATAGGAGCCAAGGATGTCTTTAAAAAAATAAAAATAAATTCTTTTATAAAATTTTTGCTGCCATTTTTAATCACAGGTATCATCATCCTTGCAGATAGCAGGCTCTTTGCTGCTGGAGAAAATCTCATAGCCCTGCCCTTGGAGGACAACTTCTCCCTAGCGACCCTAATAGCCTTTTACTTTTTGAAAATATTTCTCTTGGCAATCTGTTTTGGAGTCAGCGTTCCCGGAGGCAGTCTAGTGCCCTTGGTAGTAATTGGCGCCCTTCTTGGAAACATATTCGGCTCTTTTCTTGCAAGCCTTGGCATCATTGGAAATGAAATGATAATAGTCTTTACTGTACTTGGAATTTGTGGCCATTTTTCAGCCATAGTAAGATCTCCCATAACAGCAGTAATACTTATGGTAGAAATGACAGCAGGGGGCTTTGAATACTTGCTAGAACTTGGCATTGTCAGTTTAATAGCTTATTTGATTGCTGAATTTATGAACTCAAAACCCTTTTACGAAGACCTCTATGAAAGAATGTTCAAGTAA
- a CDS encoding MATE family efflux transporter, whose translation MSKDEYLITDPPLKALTVFAMPMIIGSFFQQVYNMADSIIVGQFVGSSALAAVGACAALTNVFICIALGAGVGAGVLVSRYFGARNYNRMKTIVSTSLISFLLLSIVLGIFGFCLSKFMMSLLKTPTDIMDDAVLYLRIYFLGFPFLFMYNILSTMFISIGESKIPLALLIFSSVLNIFMDIWMVASLRLGVFGAALATLISQGISAVFSLLIFLYRMRHFKSGFKYFDRYELHSMLKIAIPSVLQQSTVSVGMMIVQAVVNPFGTQALAGYSATMRVENVFSLMFVSIGNSISAYISQNFGANKIERLKKGYHAALILDLSFAVLAFVVIEAFHYKISSLFLGKDGSTLAYQVSGDYMKWLGYFFIFMGIKMATDGVLRGLGIMRPFLIANLVNLAIRMSVALIFAPRFGIAFVWLAVPLGWLANFLISYKELRKSWPTTKIDREL comes from the coding sequence ATGTCAAAAGATGAATATTTAATCACAGACCCACCCCTCAAAGCCTTGACAGTTTTCGCCATGCCCATGATTATCGGCAGCTTTTTTCAACAAGTATATAATATGGCAGATTCGATAATAGTAGGTCAGTTTGTGGGCTCTTCTGCTCTTGCAGCTGTGGGCGCCTGCGCAGCCCTTACCAATGTCTTTATCTGTATAGCCCTAGGAGCGGGAGTGGGTGCTGGTGTACTGGTGAGTAGATATTTTGGAGCCAGAAATTACAATAGAATGAAAACAATTGTATCCACTTCCTTGATTAGCTTTTTGCTTTTAAGCATAGTCCTTGGGATATTTGGCTTTTGCCTGTCGAAATTTATGATGAGCCTATTAAAAACCCCGACAGATATAATGGATGATGCCGTCTTGTATCTTAGGATTTATTTTCTGGGCTTTCCATTTTTATTTATGTACAACATTCTCTCGACCATGTTTATCTCGATTGGCGAATCAAAAATTCCTCTGGCACTTTTGATTTTCTCATCAGTCTTAAATATTTTTATGGACATCTGGATGGTGGCAAGCCTGAGACTTGGAGTATTTGGGGCAGCCCTTGCAACTTTAATTTCGCAAGGGATCTCGGCAGTGTTTTCGCTTTTAATTTTTCTTTATCGGATGCGGCACTTTAAAAGCGGCTTCAAGTACTTCGATAGGTATGAGTTGCACTCCATGCTTAAAATTGCCATACCGTCAGTTCTCCAACAGTCCACCGTTTCAGTAGGCATGATGATTGTACAGGCAGTTGTAAACCCCTTTGGCACCCAGGCCCTTGCAGGTTACTCAGCCACGATGCGAGTAGAGAATGTCTTTTCGCTGATGTTTGTGTCAATTGGCAATTCCATCTCTGCCTATATTTCTCAAAATTTTGGAGCAAATAAAATTGAAAGACTTAAAAAAGGCTACCATGCCGCACTCATCTTGGACTTATCTTTTGCAGTCCTAGCCTTTGTAGTCATAGAAGCCTTTCACTATAAAATATCTTCGCTATTTTTGGGTAAAGACGGAAGCACTCTAGCCTATCAAGTCTCGGGAGATTACATGAAATGGCTGGGATATTTCTTCATCTTTATGGGCATCAAAATGGCAACAGATGGAGTCCTAAGAGGCCTCGGCATAATGCGGCCCTTCCTTATTGCAAATCTTGTAAATCTTGCCATACGCATGTCGGTTGCCTTGATTTTCGCTCCACGTTTTGGCATTGCCTTTGTCTGGCTCGCCGTACCATTAGGTTGGCTTGCAAACTTTTTGATATCTTACAAAGAGCTTAGAAAATCATGGCCCACTACCAAAATAGACAGAGAGTTATAA
- a CDS encoding citrate:proton symporter, producing the protein MNLALIGLLTILIMLGLIMTKRLSTLLALIIVPILGYLLARGLDLITVEEATLGKLITNGLKNIAPTGVMFIFAILFFGILTDAGTFDPIIERTLKIVGKDPVKICLGTTILACLVHLDGSGAVTFLIVIPAMLPLYEKLGMRKTTLATCAALGAGTMNMLPWGGPTIRAITALNSTAADVFTPMLPALGAGIIFILLVSVFLGKREKARIGKSLENVDSVKEAANEKKDSESEAMKRPKLFPVNVILIIVAIVVLIKNILPPAAVFMIATALAMIINYPDQKQQRKLVDKHAPSALMMASMLFAAGSFTGIVKGSGMLDAMAHALVELIPVGLGTKIPVITGIFSMPLSLVFDPDSYYYGVLPVISTAVQAFGVDPVMVGRASIIGQMTTGFPISPLTGATFLLTGLAGIDLGEHQKSTIPFAFLNAIVMLIVAVIVGAIAI; encoded by the coding sequence ATGAATTTAGCATTGATAGGTCTTTTGACCATCCTAATCATGTTGGGATTGATTATGACCAAAAGACTCTCGACCCTCTTGGCTCTTATAATAGTGCCAATTTTGGGATATCTTTTGGCAAGAGGACTCGACCTTATAACAGTAGAAGAGGCGACCCTCGGTAAGCTTATAACTAATGGATTAAAAAACATAGCCCCTACGGGAGTAATGTTTATATTCGCAATTTTGTTTTTTGGAATCCTAACAGATGCCGGAACATTTGACCCTATAATCGAAAGAACTTTAAAAATTGTAGGAAAAGATCCGGTAAAAATTTGTCTTGGAACTACAATTCTTGCTTGCTTGGTTCACTTAGACGGCTCTGGAGCAGTTACCTTCCTAATCGTAATACCTGCCATGTTACCACTTTATGAAAAACTTGGCATGAGAAAGACAACACTTGCAACTTGTGCAGCTCTTGGAGCAGGTACTATGAACATGCTACCTTGGGGCGGCCCGACAATTCGTGCCATAACAGCTCTAAACTCTACTGCAGCTGATGTCTTTACACCAATGTTGCCAGCTCTTGGAGCAGGTATAATCTTCATTCTTTTGGTATCTGTCTTTTTAGGAAAGAGAGAAAAAGCTAGAATAGGAAAATCTCTTGAAAATGTTGACTCTGTAAAAGAAGCGGCAAATGAAAAGAAAGACTCCGAATCAGAAGCAATGAAAAGACCTAAGCTTTTCCCTGTAAACGTGATTCTCATAATTGTAGCAATAGTAGTTCTTATAAAGAATATCTTGCCACCAGCAGCAGTATTTATGATCGCAACTGCCCTAGCCATGATTATAAATTATCCAGACCAAAAACAACAAAGAAAGCTTGTAGACAAGCACGCTCCATCAGCTCTCATGATGGCAAGTATGCTTTTTGCGGCTGGTTCTTTTACAGGAATTGTAAAGGGTTCTGGCATGCTTGATGCCATGGCCCATGCTCTTGTGGAATTGATTCCAGTAGGCCTTGGAACAAAAATTCCAGTGATAACTGGTATTTTCTCAATGCCTCTATCCTTGGTATTTGACCCAGATTCATACTACTATGGAGTGCTTCCTGTAATATCTACTGCAGTTCAAGCCTTTGGCGTAGACCCTGTAATGGTTGGTAGAGCGTCTATAATCGGACAAATGACAACCGGTTTTCCAATCTCTCCACTTACAGGAGCGACCTTCCTACTTACAGGTCTTGCAGGAATAGACTTGGGAGAACACCAAAAATCCACAATTCCATTTGCATTTTTAAATGCAATTGTAATGCTTATTGTGGCAGTTATTGTTGGAGCAATAGCTATCTAA
- a CDS encoding alpha/beta hydrolase gives MKFTTYGERENKSILFIHGLASTADLCFKPLLPYLKDYHVIFCELDGHCAYKKGDMTSPKDSMLAIENYILKEMDKRVHCICGFSMGATLAVDLISRGKISTDKVLLDAAITIEMGWMALPFTLAFIIGTQRIKNKKPIPEFLLDKIMGKGNKSIIEMMYPQISKKTIQNACKYIYHYKIKDNLRNFRGQVLFIRGSEEPLPARGQKLLKAYLPQMKSQVFQGMGHGQFLHEHPREYAENLKKFLQT, from the coding sequence ATGAAATTCACCACATATGGGGAAAGGGAAAACAAGTCCATCCTCTTTATCCATGGGCTTGCCTCGACAGCAGATCTCTGCTTCAAACCCCTCTTGCCCTACCTAAAAGACTACCATGTGATCTTTTGCGAGCTAGATGGCCATTGCGCTTATAAAAAAGGCGACATGACATCCCCTAAAGATAGCATGCTAGCAATAGAAAACTACATATTAAAAGAAATGGATAAAAGAGTCCATTGCATCTGTGGCTTCTCCATGGGAGCGACTCTGGCAGTAGATCTGATATCAAGAGGTAAAATCTCCACAGACAAAGTCCTATTAGATGCAGCCATCACAATAGAAATGGGCTGGATGGCCCTGCCCTTTACCCTAGCCTTTATCATCGGCACTCAAAGAATAAAAAATAAAAAACCCATCCCCGAGTTTTTGCTAGACAAAATCATGGGCAAGGGCAACAAGAGCATCATCGAAATGATGTATCCGCAAATCAGCAAAAAAACCATTCAAAATGCCTGCAAATACATCTACCATTACAAGATAAAAGACAATTTGAGAAACTTTAGAGGTCAAGTCCTCTTCATAAGAGGAAGCGAAGAGCCCCTGCCAGCAAGAGGACAAAAGCTCTTAAAAGCCTACCTTCCACAAATGAAAAGCCAAGTCTTTCAAGGCATGGGTCATGGACAATTCCTCCACGAACACCCCAGAGAATACGCCGAGAACTTGAAAAAATTTTTGCAAACCTAA